One Sylvia atricapilla isolate bSylAtr1 chromosome 24, bSylAtr1.pri, whole genome shotgun sequence genomic window carries:
- the TRAPPC3 gene encoding trafficking protein particle complex subunit 3 isoform X2, giving the protein MSRQGGRGTESKKMNSELFTLTYGALVTQLCKDYENDDDVNKQLDKMGYNIGVRLIEDFLARSSVGRCHDFRETADVIAKIAFKMYLGITPSITNWSPGGDEFSLILENNPLVDFVELPDNHSTLIYSNLLCGVLRGALEMVQMAVDVKFVQDTLKGDSVTEIRMKFIRRIEDNLPAGEE; this is encoded by the exons ATGTCGCGGCAGGGCGGGCGCGGCACCGAGAGCAAGAAAATG AACTCGGAGCTCTTCACACTGACCTACGGCGCCCTGGTGACCCAGCTCTGCAAGGACTACGAGAATGATGATGATGTCAACAAGCAGCTGGACAAAAT GGGTTACAACATCGGTGTCCGGCTCATCGAGGACTTCCTGGCCCGTTCCAGTGTTGGGAGATGCCACGATTTCCGTGAAACTGCAGATGTTATTGCAAAG ATTGCATTTAAGATGTACCTGGGCATCACTCCAAGCATCACCAACTGGAGTCCTGGGGGTGACGAGTTCTCCCTGATCTTGGAAAACAACCCCTTGGTGGACTTTGTGGAGCTTCCTGACAACCACTCAACCCTCATCTACTCCAACCTGCTCTGTGGGGTGCTGCGAGGTGCCCTGGAAATG GTGCAGATGGCTGTTGATGTGAAATTTGTCCAGGACACCCTGAAGGGCGACAGCGTCACAGAAATACGGATGAAGTTCATCAGGAGGATTGAAGACAACCTTCCAGCTGGGGAAGAGTGA
- the LOC136371220 gene encoding LOW QUALITY PROTEIN: uncharacterized protein (The sequence of the model RefSeq protein was modified relative to this genomic sequence to represent the inferred CDS: inserted 1 base in 1 codon; deleted 2 bases in 1 codon) produces the protein MLRETGGTETXATPRRGRAARGSGLAAPRIQTQMHGVNLSNRPEGRPEPGKAPCPPDLSRPTALRPVRWAQDRLQRAPPRRAHPGGLGAPGPGRAVLCGSWEGPGRAMPCGSRGPSRAVRRGALPAAALGLRVLVLSAALGAGAVRAQTPRFPFWDPSLPWHRRLDDLLGRLSPAEMVLQVARGGAIWNGPAPPIPRLGIAPYNWNTECLRGDGEAPGWATAFPQALGLAAAFSPELIYRVANATATEVRAKHNSFTAAGRYSDHTGLSCFSPVLNIMRHPLWGRNQETYGEDPFLTGELARSFVQGLQGQHPRYVKASAGCKHFSVHGGPENIPVSRLSFDAKVLERDWRMTFLPQFQACVRAGSYSFMCSYNRINGVPACANKKLLTDILRGEWGFDGYVVSDEGAVELIMLGHHYTHSFLETAVASVNAGCNLELSYGLRKNVFMHIPQALAMGNITLQMLRDRVRPLFYTRMRLGEFDPPAMNPYSSLDLSVVQSPEHRNLSLEAAVKSFVLLKNVQGTLPLRPQDLSGQHLAVVGPFADNPRVLFGDYAPVPDPQYIYTPRRGLEMLGANVSFTAGCSEPRCRRYSRAELVRVVGRADIVLVCLGTGVDVETEAKDRSDLSLPGHQLQLLQDAVQAASGRPVILLLFNAGPLDVSWAQAHDGVGAILACFFPAQATGLAIARVLLGEAGASPAGRLPATWPAGMHQVPPMENYTMEGRTYRYYGQEAPLYPFGYGLSYTTFHYRDLVLSPPVLPVCANLSVSVVLENTGLQDSEEVVQLYLRWEQSSVPVPRWQLVAFRRVAVLAGQEAKLFFQVLAEQRAVWAQDWLLEPGTFTLFAGGQQPGQKTRAPSEVLSARFSVTGTARPLRGC, from the exons ATGCTCCGAGAGACGGGTGGAACAGAAA CTGCGACCcctcggcggggccgggctgcgcggggctcggggctcgCCGCCCCTCGAATACAGACCCAGATGCACGGGGTGAATCTCTCAAATCGGCCCGAAGGGCGGCCGGAACCTGGCAAAGCCCCGTGCCCCCCTGACCTGTCCCGTCCTACCGCGCTCCGCCCCGTCCGGTGGGCGCAGGACCGACTGCAGcgcgctccgccccgccgcgcccATCCAGGGGGCCTCggagcgccggggccgggccgagccgtgCTGTGCGGATCCtgggag gggccgggccgggccatGCCGTGCGGATCGCGGGGACCGAGCCGTGCCGTGCGCCGCGGAGCTCTCCCGGCAGCGGCGCTGGGGCTGCGGGTCCTGGTGCTGAGCGCGGCGCTGGGCGCGGGGGCAGTCCGGGCTCAAACACCCCGCTTCCCTTTCTGGGACCCCTCGCTGCCCTGGCATCGCCGCCTCGACGACTTGCTGGGTCGGCTGAGCCCCGCCGAGAtggtgctgcag GTGGCCAGGGGGGGAGCGATATGGAACGGCCCCGCGCCCCCCATCCCGCGGCTGGGCATCGCGCCCTACAACTGGAACACCGAGTGTCTGCGGGGCGACGGCGAGGCACCTGGATGGGCCACGGCTTTCCCGCAGGCGTTGGGGCTTGCCGCCGCCTTCAG ccctgagctcatCTACCGTGTGGCCAATGCCACGGCCACCGAGGTGAGAGCCAAGCACAACAGCTTTACTGCTGCTGGCCGCTACAGTGACCACACTGGGCTCAGCTGCTTCAGCCCTGTCCTGAACATCATGAGGCATCCACTGTGGGGAAGGAACCAG GAGACCTATGGGGAGGACCCGTTCCTGACTGGGGAGTTGGCCCGCAGCTttgtgcaggggctgcagggtcaGCACCCCCGTTACGTCAAGGCCAGCGCTGGCTGCAAACACTTCAGTGTGCACGGAGGCCCTGAGAACATCCCTGTCTCCAGGCTAAGCTTCGATGCCAAG GTGCTGGAGCGGGACTGGCGCATGACCTTCCTGCCCCAGTTCCAGGCGTGTGTGCGTGCTGGCTCGTACAGCTTCATGTGCAGCTACAACAG AATCAACGGCGTTCCCGCTTGTGCCAACAAGAAGCTGCTGACAGACATCCTGCGTGGCGAGTGGGGCTTTGATGGGTACGTGGTGAGCGACGAGGGGGCTGTGGAGCTCATCATGCTAGGGCACCACTACACACACAGCTTCCTGGAGACAGCAGTTG CCTCAGTGAATGCTGGGTGCAACCTGGAGCTCTCTTACGGCCTGAGGAAAAACGTCTTCATGCACATCCCTCAGGCTCTGGCCATGGGCAATATCACACTGCAG ATGCTGCGTGACCGAGTCCGGCCCCTCTTCTACACACGGATGCGGCTGGGGGAGTTTGACCCCCCAGCCATGAACCCCTACAGCTCCCTGGACCTGAGTGTggtgcagagccctgagcaccGCAACCTCTCACTGGAAGCTGCTGTCAagagctttgtgctgctgaaaaatgtGCAGGGGACACTGCCCCTGCGGCCCCAGGACCTGTCTGGCCAGCACCTTGCG GTTGTGGGTCCCTTTGCAGACAATCCCCGGGTACTGTTTGGGGACTACGCACCAGTGCCAGATCCTCAGTACATCTACACTCCTCG GAGGGGGCTGGAGATGCTGGGGGCCAATGTCAGCTTCACAGCGGGCTGCAGTGAGCCACGGTGCCGGCGATACTCGCGGGCAGAGCTGGTGAGGGTGGTGGGGAGAGCTGACATTGTGCTGGTCTGCCTCGGGACAG GAGTAGATGTGGAGACAGAGGCGAAAGACCGAAGTGACCTGTCCCTGCCGGggcaccagctgcagctgctgcaggatgctgtgcAGGCAG CCTCTGGGCGCCCTGtcattctgctgctgttcaaCGCGGGGCCCCTGGACGTGAGCTGGGCGCAGGCACATGACGGCGTGGGGGCCATCCTGGCCTGCTTCTTCCCTGCCCAGGCCACCGGCTTGGCCATTGCCAGGGTCCTGCTGGGCGAGGCGGGGGCCAGCCCGGCTGGCCGGCTGCCGGCCACTTGGCCTGCAGGCATGCACCAG GTGCCGCCAATGGAAAACTACACCATGGAGGGACGGACATACCGGTACTATGGGCAGGAGGCCCCACTCTACCCTTTTGGGTATGGACTGTCCTACACCACCTTCCACTATCGGGACCTGGTGCTGAGCCCCCCAGTGCTGCCCGTCTGTGCCAACCTCTCTGTGTCTGTGGTGCTGGAGAACACGGGGCTGCAGGACAGCGAGGag GTGGTGCAGCTGTACCTGCGCTGGGAGCAGTCATCCGTGCCGGTGCCCCGCTGGCAGCTGGTGGCTTTCCGCcgtgtggctgtgctggccgGCCAGGAGGCCAAGCTGTTCTTTCAGGTGCTGGCCGAGCAGCGTGCGGTCTGGGCACAGGACTGGCTCCTGGAGCCCGGCACATTCACCCTCTTTGCTGGTGGGCAGCAGCCGGGCCAGAAGACACGGGCGCCCTCGGAGGTGCTGAGCGCACGGTTCAGTGTcaccggcacggcacggccctTACGCGGGTGTTAG
- the TRAPPC3 gene encoding trafficking protein particle complex subunit 3 isoform X1, giving the protein MSRQGGRGTESKKMYWYLPFISPSASLQLMNSELFTLTYGALVTQLCKDYENDDDVNKQLDKMGYNIGVRLIEDFLARSSVGRCHDFRETADVIAKIAFKMYLGITPSITNWSPGGDEFSLILENNPLVDFVELPDNHSTLIYSNLLCGVLRGALEMVQMAVDVKFVQDTLKGDSVTEIRMKFIRRIEDNLPAGEE; this is encoded by the exons ATGTCGCGGCAGGGCGGGCGCGGCACCGAGAGCAAGAAAATG TATTGGTATTTGCCATTCATTTcaccttctgcctctctgcagctcaTG AACTCGGAGCTCTTCACACTGACCTACGGCGCCCTGGTGACCCAGCTCTGCAAGGACTACGAGAATGATGATGATGTCAACAAGCAGCTGGACAAAAT GGGTTACAACATCGGTGTCCGGCTCATCGAGGACTTCCTGGCCCGTTCCAGTGTTGGGAGATGCCACGATTTCCGTGAAACTGCAGATGTTATTGCAAAG ATTGCATTTAAGATGTACCTGGGCATCACTCCAAGCATCACCAACTGGAGTCCTGGGGGTGACGAGTTCTCCCTGATCTTGGAAAACAACCCCTTGGTGGACTTTGTGGAGCTTCCTGACAACCACTCAACCCTCATCTACTCCAACCTGCTCTGTGGGGTGCTGCGAGGTGCCCTGGAAATG GTGCAGATGGCTGTTGATGTGAAATTTGTCCAGGACACCCTGAAGGGCGACAGCGTCACAGAAATACGGATGAAGTTCATCAGGAGGATTGAAGACAACCTTCCAGCTGGGGAAGAGTGA